The Burkholderia cepacia genome includes a region encoding these proteins:
- the uvrA gene encoding excinuclease ABC subunit UvrA: MEQIRIRGARTHNLKNVNLDLPRHKLIVITGLSGSGKSSLAFDTLYAEGQRRYVESLSAYARQFLQLMEKPDVDLIEGLSPAISIEQKATSHNPRSTVGTVTEIHDYLRLLYARVGTPYCPDHDIPLEAQSVSQMVDAALALPEDTKLMILAPVIANRKGEHAELFEDMQAQGFVRFRVRSGGGAANEGVAKIYEVESLPKLKKNDKHTIDVVVDRLKVRPDMKQRLAESFETALRLADGRAIALEMDTDREHLFSSKFACPICSYSLQELEPRLFSFNNPMGACPECDGLGQITFFDPKRVVAHPSLSLAAGAVKGWDRRNQFYFQMLQSLAAFYEFDIDAAFEDLPEKIRKVLLFGSGKQTIPFSYINERGRTTIREHVFEGIIPNLERRYRETDSVAVREELSKYQNNQPCPSCEGTRLRREARHVRIGTGDYARGIYEISGWPLRDALGYFDGLTLEGAKREIADKVIKEIVARLTFLNNVGLDYLSLERSAETLSGGEAQRIRLASQIGSGLTGVMYVLDEPSIGLHQRDNDRLIATLKHLRDLGNSVIVVEHDEDMIRTADYVVDMGPGAGEHGGVIVAEGTPKQVQSNPQSLTGQYLVGKRTIEYPDERIAPDPERMLRIVDAHGNNLKHVDLELPVGLLTCITGVSGSGKSTLINDTLYHAVARHLYGSSAEPAPHEAIEGLEHFDKVINVDQSPIGRTPRSNPATYTGLFTPIRELFSGVPTSKERGYDPGRFSFNVKGGRCESCQGDGVLKVEMHFLPDVYVPCDVCHGKRYNRETLEVQYKGKNISEVLDMTVEHAYAFFSAVPVIARKLKTLLDVGLGYIRLGQSATTLSGGEAQRVKLSLELSKRDTGRTLYILDEPTTGLHFHDIALLLEVIHRLRDQGNTVVIIEHNLDVIKTADWVIDLGPEGGAGGGQIIAQGTPEQVAKTKASFTGKYLAPLLKRPTRKVAAG; this comes from the coding sequence ATGGAACAGATCCGTATCCGTGGGGCACGCACCCACAACCTGAAAAACGTCAATCTCGACCTGCCGCGCCACAAGCTGATCGTGATTACCGGGTTGTCCGGGTCGGGCAAGTCGTCGCTCGCGTTCGACACCCTTTATGCCGAGGGCCAGCGCCGCTACGTCGAAAGCCTGTCCGCGTATGCCCGCCAGTTCCTGCAGCTGATGGAGAAACCCGACGTCGACCTGATCGAGGGTCTGTCGCCCGCGATCTCGATCGAGCAGAAGGCGACGTCCCACAACCCGCGTTCGACCGTCGGCACGGTCACGGAAATCCACGACTACCTGCGACTTTTGTACGCACGTGTCGGCACGCCCTACTGTCCCGACCACGACATCCCGCTGGAAGCGCAGAGCGTGTCGCAGATGGTCGACGCGGCGCTCGCGCTGCCCGAGGACACCAAGCTGATGATCCTCGCGCCCGTCATCGCGAACCGCAAGGGCGAGCACGCGGAGTTGTTCGAGGACATGCAGGCGCAGGGTTTCGTGCGCTTTCGCGTACGCTCGGGCGGCGGCGCCGCGAACGAAGGCGTCGCGAAGATCTACGAGGTCGAGTCGCTGCCAAAGCTGAAGAAGAACGACAAGCACACGATCGACGTCGTCGTCGATCGCCTCAAGGTGCGCCCGGACATGAAGCAGCGCCTCGCCGAATCGTTCGAGACGGCGCTGCGCCTCGCCGACGGCCGCGCAATCGCGCTGGAAATGGATACCGATCGCGAGCACCTGTTCAGCTCGAAGTTCGCGTGCCCGATCTGCTCGTACTCGCTGCAGGAGCTCGAGCCGCGCCTGTTCTCGTTCAACAACCCGATGGGCGCGTGCCCGGAATGCGACGGCCTCGGCCAGATCACGTTCTTCGACCCGAAGCGGGTCGTCGCGCACCCGTCGCTGTCGCTCGCGGCCGGTGCCGTGAAAGGCTGGGACCGCCGCAACCAGTTCTACTTCCAGATGCTGCAGAGTCTCGCGGCCTTCTACGAATTCGACATCGATGCCGCGTTCGAGGATCTGCCGGAAAAAATCCGGAAGGTGCTGCTGTTCGGCTCGGGCAAGCAGACGATCCCGTTCTCGTACATCAACGAGCGAGGCCGCACGACGATCCGCGAGCACGTGTTCGAAGGGATCATCCCGAACCTCGAGCGCCGCTACCGCGAGACCGATTCGGTCGCGGTGCGCGAAGAGCTGTCGAAGTACCAGAACAACCAGCCGTGCCCGTCGTGCGAAGGCACGCGCCTGCGCCGCGAGGCGCGCCACGTGCGCATCGGCACCGGCGACTACGCGCGCGGCATCTATGAAATCAGCGGCTGGCCGCTGCGCGACGCGCTCGGTTATTTCGACGGCCTGACGCTCGAAGGCGCGAAGCGCGAGATCGCCGACAAGGTGATCAAGGAAATCGTCGCGCGCCTGACGTTCCTGAACAACGTCGGCCTCGACTACCTGTCGCTCGAGCGCAGCGCCGAGACCCTGTCGGGCGGCGAGGCGCAGCGCATCCGGCTCGCGTCGCAGATCGGCTCGGGCCTCACGGGCGTGATGTACGTGCTCGACGAGCCGTCGATCGGCCTGCACCAGCGCGACAACGACCGCCTGATCGCGACGCTCAAGCACCTGCGCGACCTCGGCAACTCGGTGATCGTCGTCGAGCACGACGAGGACATGATCCGCACGGCCGACTACGTCGTCGACATGGGCCCGGGCGCCGGCGAGCACGGCGGCGTGATCGTGGCCGAAGGCACGCCGAAGCAGGTGCAGTCGAACCCGCAGTCGCTCACCGGCCAGTACCTGGTCGGCAAGCGTACGATCGAGTATCCGGACGAGCGGATCGCGCCCGATCCCGAGCGGATGCTGCGCATCGTCGACGCGCACGGCAACAACCTGAAGCACGTCGATCTCGAGCTGCCGGTCGGCCTGCTGACCTGCATCACCGGCGTGTCGGGCTCCGGCAAGTCGACGCTGATCAACGACACGCTGTATCACGCGGTCGCGCGCCACCTGTACGGCTCGTCGGCCGAGCCGGCGCCGCACGAGGCGATCGAGGGCCTCGAGCACTTCGACAAGGTGATCAACGTCGACCAGTCGCCGATCGGCCGCACGCCGCGTTCGAACCCGGCCACCTACACGGGCCTGTTCACGCCGATCCGCGAGCTGTTCTCGGGCGTGCCGACCTCGAAGGAACGCGGCTACGATCCAGGCCGCTTCTCGTTCAACGTGAAGGGCGGCCGCTGCGAATCGTGCCAGGGCGACGGCGTGCTGAAGGTCGAGATGCACTTCCTGCCGGACGTCTACGTGCCGTGCGACGTGTGCCACGGCAAGCGCTACAACCGCGAAACGCTCGAAGTGCAGTACAAGGGCAAGAACATCAGCGAAGTGCTCGACATGACCGTCGAGCACGCGTACGCGTTCTTCAGCGCGGTGCCGGTCATCGCGCGCAAGCTGAAGACGCTGCTCGACGTCGGCCTCGGCTACATCCGCCTCGGCCAGTCGGCCACGACGCTGTCGGGCGGCGAGGCGCAGCGCGTGAAGCTGTCGCTCGAACTCTCCAAGCGCGACACCGGCCGCACGCTGTACATCCTCGACGAGCCGACCACCGGCCTGCACTTCCACGACATCGCGCTGCTGCTGGAAGTGATCCACCGGCTGCGCGACCAGGGCAACACGGTCGTGATCATCGAGCACAACCTCGACGTGATCAAGACGGCCGACTGGGTGATCGACCTCGGCCCCGAAGGCGGTGCCGGCGGCGGCCAGATCATCGCGCAGGGCACGCCCGAGCAGGTCGCGAAGACGAAAGCGAGCTTTACCGGCAAGTATCTCGCGCCGCTGCTCAAGCGCCCGACCCGCAAGGTCGCGGCGGGCTGA
- a CDS encoding AI-2E family transporter, with product MTEKQHESPRDAQNKEPHLRSVRLTSDFSLPKLSALEIGSYVFAILAMWLVIELKLLGGLLAGLLVYQLIHTIAPVIERHTTSMRARWVAVVLLAIAIVGALTGLTIGIIEHFERTVPNLQSLLDQLMQIVEQTRARTPAWIANLLPVDVEQMKTKAAVLMHSHMDQLQQSGKSVARGFGHVLFGMIIGAMIAIGVEHGKVRRPLSTALVTRVSRFADAFRRIVFAQIKISAINAVFTGIYLLVALPIFHQRLPLSKTLVLVTFIVGLLPVIGNLISNTLIVAVSLSVSMGTAIASLAFLVVIHKLEYFLNAKIIGGQIESRAWELLLAMLIMEAAFGLPGVIAAPIFYAYLKRELHTLRLI from the coding sequence ATGACGGAGAAGCAACACGAGTCGCCGCGCGACGCGCAGAACAAGGAGCCGCACCTGCGCAGCGTGCGGCTGACGAGCGACTTCAGCCTGCCGAAGCTGTCGGCACTCGAGATCGGCAGCTATGTGTTTGCGATCCTCGCGATGTGGCTCGTGATCGAGCTCAAGCTGCTCGGCGGGCTGCTGGCCGGCCTGCTCGTCTACCAGCTGATCCACACGATCGCCCCCGTGATCGAACGTCACACCACGAGCATGCGCGCGCGCTGGGTCGCCGTCGTGCTGCTGGCCATCGCGATCGTCGGCGCGCTGACGGGCCTGACGATCGGCATCATCGAGCACTTCGAGCGCACGGTGCCGAACCTGCAAAGCCTGCTCGACCAGCTGATGCAGATCGTCGAGCAGACCCGCGCGCGCACGCCGGCCTGGATCGCGAACCTGCTGCCCGTCGACGTCGAGCAGATGAAGACGAAGGCCGCCGTGCTGATGCACTCGCACATGGACCAGCTCCAGCAAAGCGGCAAGAGCGTCGCGCGCGGCTTCGGACACGTGCTGTTCGGGATGATCATCGGCGCGATGATCGCGATCGGCGTCGAGCACGGCAAGGTGCGCCGGCCGCTGTCGACCGCGCTCGTCACGCGCGTGTCGCGCTTCGCCGACGCATTCCGCCGGATCGTGTTCGCGCAGATCAAGATCTCGGCGATCAACGCGGTGTTCACCGGCATCTACCTGCTCGTCGCGCTGCCGATCTTCCACCAGCGGCTGCCGCTGTCGAAAACGCTCGTGCTCGTCACGTTCATCGTCGGCCTGCTGCCCGTGATCGGCAACCTGATCTCGAACACGCTGATCGTCGCCGTGTCGCTGTCGGTCAGCATGGGCACCGCGATCGCATCGCTTGCGTTCCTCGTGGTCATCCACAAGCTCGAATACTTCCTGAATGCGAAGATCATCGGTGGCCAGATCGAGTCGCGCGCGTGGGAGCTGCTGCTCGCGATGCTGATCATGGAAGCCGCGTTCGGGCTGCCGGGCGTGATCGCCGCGCCGATCTTCTACGCGTACCTGAAGCGCGAATTGCACACGCTTCGGCTGATCTGA
- the purU gene encoding formyltetrahydrofolate deformylase — protein MSTDHSFILKLSCPDRHGIVHAVSGFLFERANNILDSAQFGDSRTGEFFMRVHFVQDGGGADAASALDTLRNEFAPLAEQFGMRWEMHDAAVKPRVVIMVSKIGHCLNDLLFRYRTGQLPIEIPAIVSNHKEFYQLAASYNIPFHHFPLIGGSSDAAKAAQEARVLEVIDEHQADLVVLARYMQILSPNMCEQLAGRAINIHHSFLPSFKGAKPYYQAFDRGVKLIGATAHYVTTDLDEGPIIEQEVERVDHSMTPDQLTAIGRDVECVTLARAVKWHVEHRIVLNGTKTVVFR, from the coding sequence ATGTCGACCGATCACAGCTTTATCTTGAAACTGTCGTGCCCCGACCGGCACGGCATCGTCCACGCGGTCTCGGGCTTCCTGTTCGAGCGTGCCAACAACATCCTCGATTCGGCGCAGTTCGGCGACAGCCGCACCGGCGAGTTCTTCATGCGCGTGCACTTCGTGCAGGACGGCGGCGGCGCGGATGCCGCGTCGGCGCTCGACACGCTTCGCAACGAATTCGCACCGCTCGCCGAGCAGTTCGGGATGCGCTGGGAGATGCATGACGCGGCCGTGAAGCCGCGCGTCGTGATCATGGTGTCGAAGATCGGCCACTGCCTGAACGACCTGCTGTTCCGCTATCGCACCGGCCAGCTGCCGATCGAGATCCCGGCGATCGTGTCGAACCACAAGGAGTTCTACCAGCTCGCCGCGAGCTACAACATCCCGTTCCATCACTTTCCGCTGATCGGCGGCTCGTCCGATGCCGCGAAGGCCGCGCAGGAAGCGCGCGTGCTGGAGGTGATCGACGAGCACCAGGCCGATCTCGTCGTGCTCGCGCGCTACATGCAGATCCTGTCGCCGAACATGTGCGAGCAGCTCGCCGGGCGTGCGATCAACATCCACCATTCGTTCCTGCCGAGCTTCAAGGGGGCGAAGCCTTATTACCAGGCGTTCGATCGCGGCGTGAAGCTGATCGGTGCGACCGCGCACTACGTGACGACCGATCTCGACGAAGGCCCGATCATCGAGCAGGAAGTCGAGCGGGTCGACCATAGCATGACGCCCGACCAGCTGACCGCGATCGGCCGCGACGTCGAATGCGTGACGCTCGCGCGCGCGGTGAAGTGGCACGTCGAGCACCGGATCGTGCTGAACGGGACGAAGACGGTCGTGTTCCGCTGA
- a CDS encoding NUDIX hydrolase — protein sequence MTFPCIAAARRFDPAAHLRFEMAGQAVGWVRRQDVAMLARWPDVFELTGERVVLSARYDSVDARSMALASAIGALAAEGAIPGWRDEIYAIRNRFDDPPLAYIERAASRFFGTQTYAVHLNGIVEYAVAPGEPPAAAVPQMWLGRRSETKATDPGMLDNVVAGGIGWGLGVHETLAKECWEEAGIPAELAARAIAGRAVQVLCSLPEGTQSELIFVYDLPLPRDFAPRNQDGEVAEHLLAGVAEVIGWLRAGRATMDASLATLDTLLRHRWIPAADAAGIDALFAPAA from the coding sequence ATGACGTTTCCGTGTATTGCGGCTGCGCGCCGTTTCGATCCGGCCGCGCACCTGCGTTTCGAGATGGCCGGCCAGGCGGTCGGCTGGGTGCGCCGCCAGGACGTCGCGATGCTCGCCCGCTGGCCCGACGTGTTCGAGCTGACCGGCGAGCGCGTCGTGCTGTCGGCGCGCTACGACTCGGTCGACGCGCGCAGCATGGCGCTGGCGAGCGCCATCGGCGCGCTCGCGGCCGAAGGCGCGATTCCCGGCTGGCGCGACGAGATCTACGCGATCCGCAACCGCTTCGACGATCCGCCGCTCGCGTACATCGAGCGCGCCGCGTCGCGCTTCTTCGGCACGCAGACTTACGCGGTGCATCTGAACGGCATCGTAGAATATGCGGTTGCGCCGGGCGAGCCGCCCGCCGCGGCCGTCCCGCAGATGTGGCTCGGCCGCCGCAGCGAGACCAAGGCAACCGACCCCGGCATGCTCGACAACGTCGTCGCGGGCGGGATCGGCTGGGGTCTGGGCGTTCACGAGACGCTCGCGAAGGAATGCTGGGAAGAAGCCGGCATTCCCGCCGAACTGGCCGCGCGCGCGATCGCGGGCCGCGCGGTGCAGGTGCTGTGCTCGCTGCCGGAAGGCACGCAGTCCGAACTGATCTTCGTGTACGACCTGCCGCTGCCGCGCGACTTCGCGCCGCGCAACCAGGACGGCGAAGTGGCCGAGCACCTGCTGGCCGGCGTGGCCGAGGTGATCGGCTGGCTGCGCGCCGGCCGCGCGACGATGGATGCAAGCCTCGCGACGCTCGACACGTTGCTGCGCCACCGCTGGATTCCGGCGGCCGACGCGGCGGGCATCGACGCCCTGTTCGCGCCGGCCGCGTGA
- a CDS encoding LysE family translocator — MPNFMLFLATSIAITFAPGPDNLQVLARGISQGRAAGFVAALGFTAGILFHTTLAALGVAAVLRSSPVAFEILKLAGAAYLVWIGIKALRSQGLANAHERPPQPLGTIFRQSVIGNLMNPKVTLFFVVFLPQFVDPHGGQGVTLQMFELGALFMLQTAVVFSLFGVGAGMIGAWLKRRPKAGMWLDRIAGATFIAIGIRVALKD; from the coding sequence ATGCCCAACTTCATGCTGTTTCTCGCCACGTCGATCGCGATCACGTTCGCGCCGGGTCCCGACAACCTGCAGGTGCTCGCACGCGGCATCTCGCAAGGCCGCGCGGCCGGTTTCGTCGCCGCGCTCGGTTTCACCGCCGGGATCCTGTTCCACACGACGCTCGCGGCGCTCGGCGTCGCGGCCGTGCTGCGTTCGTCGCCGGTCGCGTTCGAGATCCTGAAGCTCGCGGGCGCCGCGTACCTCGTGTGGATCGGCATCAAGGCGCTGCGCAGCCAGGGCCTCGCGAATGCGCACGAGCGCCCGCCGCAGCCGCTCGGCACGATCTTCCGGCAGAGCGTGATCGGCAACCTGATGAACCCGAAAGTCACGCTGTTCTTCGTCGTGTTCCTGCCGCAGTTCGTCGATCCGCACGGCGGGCAGGGCGTGACGCTGCAGATGTTCGAACTCGGCGCGCTGTTCATGCTGCAGACGGCCGTGGTTTTCTCGCTGTTCGGCGTCGGCGCGGGCATGATCGGCGCGTGGCTGAAGCGGCGCCCGAAGGCCGGCATGTGGCTCGACCGGATCGCCGGCGCGACGTTCATCGCGATCGGCATTCGCGTCGCGCTGAAGGACTGA
- a CDS encoding adenine phosphoribosyltransferase produces MPHSSSGAPLDPVAFIHSQIRTVPDWPQPGVMFRDITTLLQSPKALRILVDLFVERYVDAKLDYVAGLDARGFIIAPIVAYELSVGFVPIRKVGKLPYKTRSESYDLEYGSATVEIHEDACRPGDRVIIMDDLIATGGTMMAGRNLLQRLGAEVVEGAAIIDLPDLGGSALLRNAGLQVYTVTEFAGH; encoded by the coding sequence ATGCCGCATTCGTCGTCGGGCGCACCGCTCGATCCGGTCGCCTTCATCCACAGCCAGATCCGCACGGTGCCCGACTGGCCGCAGCCGGGCGTGATGTTCCGCGACATCACGACGCTGCTGCAGAGCCCGAAGGCGCTGCGCATCCTCGTCGACCTGTTCGTCGAGCGCTATGTCGATGCGAAGCTCGACTACGTCGCGGGCCTCGACGCGCGCGGTTTCATCATCGCGCCGATCGTCGCGTACGAACTGAGCGTCGGCTTCGTGCCGATCCGCAAGGTCGGCAAGCTGCCGTACAAGACGCGCTCGGAATCGTACGACCTCGAATACGGCAGCGCGACGGTCGAGATCCATGAAGACGCGTGCCGCCCCGGCGACCGCGTGATCATCATGGACGACCTGATCGCGACCGGCGGCACGATGATGGCGGGGCGCAACCTGCTGCAGCGGCTCGGCGCGGAGGTCGTCGAAGGCGCGGCGATCATCGACCTGCCCGATCTCGGCGGCTCGGCGCTGCTGCGCAACGCGGGATTGCAGGTTTATACCGTCACCGAATTCGCCGGCCACTGA